Proteins encoded together in one Coregonus clupeaformis isolate EN_2021a chromosome 30, ASM2061545v1, whole genome shotgun sequence window:
- the agap2 gene encoding arf-GAP with GTPase, ANK repeat and PH domain-containing protein 2 isoform X7 produces MNSSNKLAQSIAIRAEVKRHESVQNTINKLFKQFERVGDQQLRSGLKVYLHSIQAASANSQEWTLSRSIPELRVGVLGSLRSGRSALVNRYITGSYLPLEKIEGGRYKKEVLVDGQNHLLLIREEAALPDAQFSSWVDAVVLVFSLENEASFQEVYKLYSQLNTHRSTADIPLVVVGTQDKISSTNLRVIEDIRARQLCVDVRHCVFYETCATYGLNVDRVFQEAAQKIVTQKKQSALLASCKSLPNSPSHTGGATPGSTSFPGQASNGGLSSSYPSSLPSTPVISHRELRGGAGTGVGAGGEGGGSATSSGSLRNVPQRRTSLFKNRRGSGSEKNVDPKGDLGSGRAITIKQSILWKRSGSSLNKEWKKKYVTLSSNGTLAYHSSINNAHAKEIDLLRVTVKVPGKRPPRAVPPCGPSPSPGLNDVVKDTGATESTSAPLLPPSLVPVEEQAGALPPPGDRGVKCCPSSLSSKSHSAEAIEGVTSPPFGKDGQSSPMIDRKKKTRKKSMNQKGDTAIGLAEDEENVDFIIVSSTGQTWHFEAQSLEERDAWVTAIESQILASLQSCESLRNKARRSSQSEAVAIQAIRNAKGNSFCVDCEAPNPTWASLNLGALICIECSGIHRNLGTHLSRVRSLDLDDWPLELTQVLTAIGNHLANSIWESHTQGRHKPTPNATREERESWIRAKYEQRVFVAPLPPPSSTGPGDTAMSVCLLSAVTERDLPRLLLLLAHSNKDQINTALSTGGAPSQTQPHTALHAACQLGDVVMTQLLVWYGSDVKARDPHGQTALTMARKTGSKECADILLQHGCPNEVSPVSPVSPTGPTLGLSRRSSTASLSSLGRTNSRRRVS; encoded by the exons CGGCTTCTGCAAATAGTCAAGAGTGGACACTGAGTCGATCCATCCCAGAGCTCCGTGTG GGGGTGCTGGGAAGTCTTCGGAGTGGCAGGTCAGCATTAGTCAATAGATACATAACAGGCAGCTATCTTCCACTAGAGAAGATTGAAG GGGGGAGGTATAAGAAGGAGGTATTGGTAGATGGACAGAACCATCTACTACTCATCAGGGAGGAGGCTGCGCTTCCTGATGCACAG TTCAGCAGCTGGGTGGATGCAGTGGTCCTCGTGTTCAGTCTGGAGAATGAGGCCAGCTTCCAGGAGGTGTACAAACTGTACAGCCAGCTCAACACACACCGCAGCACTGCCGACATCCCACTGGTTGTTGTTGGGACACAAG ACAAAATCAGCAGCACCAACCTGCGTGTGATTGAGGACATACGCGCTCGGCAGCTATGTGTTGAtgtgaggcattgtgtgttctaTGAGACTTGCGCCACCTATGGGCTCAACGTGGACCGGGTGTTTCAGGAGG ctgcccAGAAGATAGTCACACAGAAGAAGCAGTCTGCCCTGCTGGCCTCCTGCAAGTCTCTCCCCAACTCCCCCAGTCACACTGGGGGCGCCACACCTGGGTCAACATCCTTCCCTGGACAG GCTAGTAATGGAGGACTGAGTAGTAGCTACCCCTCCTCCCTACCCTCCACTCCCGTGATCAGCCATAGAGAGCTACGGGGCGGGGCAGGGACGGGGGTGGGGGCGGGGGGAGAGGGGGGCGGCAGTGCCACCTCCTCAGGGTCCCTGAGAAACGTCCCTCAACGACGAACCTCCCTGTTCAAG AACCGTCGAGGCAGTGGCAGTGAAAAGAATGTTGACCCTAAAGGTGACTTGGGCAGTGGCCGGGCTATCACTATCAAACAG AGTATCCTATGGAAGCGGAGTGGGAGCTCACTGAACAAAGAGTGGAAGAAGAAATATGTCACTCTGTCCAGCAACGGCACACTGGCTTATCACTCCAGCATCAAT AATGCTCACGCTAAAGAGATCGACCTATTGCGTGTCACAGTGAAGGTTCCAGGGAAACGCCCACCCAGGGCTGTCCCCCCTTgtggcccctccccctcccctggcCTCAACGACGTAGTCAAAGACACTGGGGCCACGGAGAGCACCAGTGCCCCATTGTTGCCACCCAGCCTTGTGCCTGTAGAAGAACAGGCTGGGGCATTGCCTCCTCCAGGAGATAGAGGGGTAAAATGCTGTCCATCGTCACTGTCCAGCAAGTCACACAGTGCTG AAGCTATTGAAGGAGTAACCAGTCCCCCTTTTGGAAAAGACGGTCAATCCTCTCCAATGATTGACAGAAAGAAGAAAACAAGGAAGAAGAGTATGAACCAGAAAGGCGACACAGCCATTGGACTGGCTGAAG ATGAGGAGAATGTTGACTTCATCATTGTGTCCAGCACGGGGCAGACGTGGCACTTTGAGGCCCAGAGTCTAGAGGAAAGAGATGCCTGGGTGACGGCCATAGAGAGCCAGATCCTCGCCAGCCTGCAGTCCTGTGAGAGCCTTAGGAACAAG GCACGGAGGAGCAGCCAGAGTGAGGCAGTAGCAATACAGGCCATCCGCAATGCCAAGGGCAACAGCTTCTGTGTGGACTGCGAAGCACCAA ACCCCACATGGGCCAGTCTCAACCTGGGTGCGTTGATCTGCATTGAGTGTTCAGGGATCCACCGTAACCTGGGGACACACCTGTCGAGGGTCCGCTCTCTGGACCTGGATGACTGGCCTTTGGAGCTCACCCAGGTCCTGACCGCCATCGGCAACCACCTGGCCAATAGCATCTGGGAGAGCCACACCCAGGGCAGACACAAACCCACGCCCAACGCCACACG ggaggagagagaatcaTGGATCCGTGCCAAATACGAGCAACGGGTGTTTGTGGCACCCCTGCCTCCTCCAAGCTCCACAGGCCCAGGGGACACtgctatgtctgtgtgtctgctgtCGGCGGTGACAGAAAGGGACTTGCCCAGGCTCCTACTGCTCCTGGCCCACAGCAACAAGGACCAGATCAACACTGCCCTGTCCACCGGAGGAGCACCCTCACAGACACAGCCTCACACCGCCTTGCACGCTGCCTGTCAGCTGGGGGATGTGGTCATGACACAGCTGCTAGTCTGG TATGGAAGTGATGTGAAGGCCAGGGATCCCCATGGCCAGACAGCCCTAACCATGGCCAGAAAGACTGGGAGCAAAGAGTGTGCTGACATCCTGCTGCAACATGGCTGTCCTAACGAGGTCTCCCCCGTCTCCCCCGTCTCCCCCACTGGACCCACGCTTGGTCTATCCCGTAGATCTAGCACTGCCAGCCTCAGCAGCCTGGGTCGTACCAATTCCAGGAGAAGGGTTTCGTAG
- the agap2 gene encoding arf-GAP with GTPase, ANK repeat and PH domain-containing protein 2 isoform X6 — MNSSNKLAQSIAIRAEVKRHESVQNTINKLFKQFERVGDQQLRSGLKVYLHSIQAASANSQEWTLSRSIPELRVGVLGSLRSGRSALVNRYITGSYLPLEKIEGGRYKKEVLVDGQNHLLLIREEAALPDAQFSSWVDAVVLVFSLENEASFQEVYKLYSQLNTHRSTADIPLVVVGTQDKISSTNLRVIEDIRARQLCVDVRHCVFYETCATYGLNVDRVFQEAAQKIVTQKKQSALLASCKSLPNSPSHTGGATPGSTSFPGQASNGGLSSSYPSSLPSTPVISHRELRGGAGTGVGAGGEGGGSATSSGSLRNVPQRRTSLFKNRRGSGSEKNVDPKGDLGSGRAITIKQSILWKRSGSSLNKEWKKKYVTLSSNGTLAYHSSINNAHAKEIDLLRVTVKVPGKRPPRAVPPCGPSPSPGLNDVVKDTGATESTSAPLLPPSLVPVEEQAGALPPPGDRGVKCCPSSLSSKSHSAEAIEGVTSPPFGKDGQSSPMIDRKKKTRKKSMNQKGDTAIGLAEAKRKMWKLKSFGSLRNINKTDEENVDFIIVSSTGQTWHFEAQSLEERDAWVTAIESQILASLQSCESLRNKARRSSQSEAVAIQAIRNAKGNSFCVDCEAPNPTWASLNLGALICIECSGIHRNLGTHLSRVRSLDLDDWPLELTQVLTAIGNHLANSIWESHTQGRHKPTPNATREERESWIRAKYEQRVFVAPLPPPSSTGPGDTAMSVCLLSAVTERDLPRLLLLLAHSNKDQINTALSTGGAPSQTQPHTALHAACQLGDVVMTQLLVWYGSDVKARDPHGQTALTMARKTGSKECADILLQHGCPNEVSPVSPVSPTGPTLGLSRRSSTASLSSLGRTNSRRRVS; from the exons CGGCTTCTGCAAATAGTCAAGAGTGGACACTGAGTCGATCCATCCCAGAGCTCCGTGTG GGGGTGCTGGGAAGTCTTCGGAGTGGCAGGTCAGCATTAGTCAATAGATACATAACAGGCAGCTATCTTCCACTAGAGAAGATTGAAG GGGGGAGGTATAAGAAGGAGGTATTGGTAGATGGACAGAACCATCTACTACTCATCAGGGAGGAGGCTGCGCTTCCTGATGCACAG TTCAGCAGCTGGGTGGATGCAGTGGTCCTCGTGTTCAGTCTGGAGAATGAGGCCAGCTTCCAGGAGGTGTACAAACTGTACAGCCAGCTCAACACACACCGCAGCACTGCCGACATCCCACTGGTTGTTGTTGGGACACAAG ACAAAATCAGCAGCACCAACCTGCGTGTGATTGAGGACATACGCGCTCGGCAGCTATGTGTTGAtgtgaggcattgtgtgttctaTGAGACTTGCGCCACCTATGGGCTCAACGTGGACCGGGTGTTTCAGGAGG ctgcccAGAAGATAGTCACACAGAAGAAGCAGTCTGCCCTGCTGGCCTCCTGCAAGTCTCTCCCCAACTCCCCCAGTCACACTGGGGGCGCCACACCTGGGTCAACATCCTTCCCTGGACAG GCTAGTAATGGAGGACTGAGTAGTAGCTACCCCTCCTCCCTACCCTCCACTCCCGTGATCAGCCATAGAGAGCTACGGGGCGGGGCAGGGACGGGGGTGGGGGCGGGGGGAGAGGGGGGCGGCAGTGCCACCTCCTCAGGGTCCCTGAGAAACGTCCCTCAACGACGAACCTCCCTGTTCAAG AACCGTCGAGGCAGTGGCAGTGAAAAGAATGTTGACCCTAAAGGTGACTTGGGCAGTGGCCGGGCTATCACTATCAAACAG AGTATCCTATGGAAGCGGAGTGGGAGCTCACTGAACAAAGAGTGGAAGAAGAAATATGTCACTCTGTCCAGCAACGGCACACTGGCTTATCACTCCAGCATCAAT AATGCTCACGCTAAAGAGATCGACCTATTGCGTGTCACAGTGAAGGTTCCAGGGAAACGCCCACCCAGGGCTGTCCCCCCTTgtggcccctccccctcccctggcCTCAACGACGTAGTCAAAGACACTGGGGCCACGGAGAGCACCAGTGCCCCATTGTTGCCACCCAGCCTTGTGCCTGTAGAAGAACAGGCTGGGGCATTGCCTCCTCCAGGAGATAGAGGGGTAAAATGCTGTCCATCGTCACTGTCCAGCAAGTCACACAGTGCTG AAGCTATTGAAGGAGTAACCAGTCCCCCTTTTGGAAAAGACGGTCAATCCTCTCCAATGATTGACAGAAAGAAGAAAACAAGGAAGAAGAGTATGAACCAGAAAGGCGACACAGCCATTGGACTGGCTGAAG CCAAGCGCAAAATGTGGAAATTAAAAAGCTTTGGTAGCTTAAGAAATATTAACAAGACAG ATGAGGAGAATGTTGACTTCATCATTGTGTCCAGCACGGGGCAGACGTGGCACTTTGAGGCCCAGAGTCTAGAGGAAAGAGATGCCTGGGTGACGGCCATAGAGAGCCAGATCCTCGCCAGCCTGCAGTCCTGTGAGAGCCTTAGGAACAAG GCACGGAGGAGCAGCCAGAGTGAGGCAGTAGCAATACAGGCCATCCGCAATGCCAAGGGCAACAGCTTCTGTGTGGACTGCGAAGCACCAA ACCCCACATGGGCCAGTCTCAACCTGGGTGCGTTGATCTGCATTGAGTGTTCAGGGATCCACCGTAACCTGGGGACACACCTGTCGAGGGTCCGCTCTCTGGACCTGGATGACTGGCCTTTGGAGCTCACCCAGGTCCTGACCGCCATCGGCAACCACCTGGCCAATAGCATCTGGGAGAGCCACACCCAGGGCAGACACAAACCCACGCCCAACGCCACACG ggaggagagagaatcaTGGATCCGTGCCAAATACGAGCAACGGGTGTTTGTGGCACCCCTGCCTCCTCCAAGCTCCACAGGCCCAGGGGACACtgctatgtctgtgtgtctgctgtCGGCGGTGACAGAAAGGGACTTGCCCAGGCTCCTACTGCTCCTGGCCCACAGCAACAAGGACCAGATCAACACTGCCCTGTCCACCGGAGGAGCACCCTCACAGACACAGCCTCACACCGCCTTGCACGCTGCCTGTCAGCTGGGGGATGTGGTCATGACACAGCTGCTAGTCTGG TATGGAAGTGATGTGAAGGCCAGGGATCCCCATGGCCAGACAGCCCTAACCATGGCCAGAAAGACTGGGAGCAAAGAGTGTGCTGACATCCTGCTGCAACATGGCTGTCCTAACGAGGTCTCCCCCGTCTCCCCCGTCTCCCCCACTGGACCCACGCTTGGTCTATCCCGTAGATCTAGCACTGCCAGCCTCAGCAGCCTGGGTCGTACCAATTCCAGGAGAAGGGTTTCGTAG
- the gpr182 gene encoding G-protein coupled receptor 182 yields MNEFDFHNSSFNFFNGTPWFVYECTINLDKDYRRIALFLLYLLLFMVGLAENTLVVWVNWRRRHSANGVLFCVINVSLSDLMVVLMMPFFMLEVTMDKVWLWGRFLCKVTHLIYVVNFYSSSFFLAFMTLERYLSLSRPSSPACFPVARRRRWLLCGGLWLFSLFLALLENFHMDLLEWDEPGCYMLPENNYTEWFVSISFLCLIFQFLVPVSIIVTCNVLIARAVRSAPDVQGRRDVWLVHVYSLVFVLCWLPYHMVMFLMMVDDLDPHVFSCNTVEVLYFSYSVVQCLSLFHCIANPVLYNFLSKSFRTNLINAVVHYVPREGPGGSNPQETAPNARGPDTGKKERKLSNMSTSHSDVAAS; encoded by the coding sequence ATGAACGAATTCGACTTCCACAACTCCTCATTTAATTTCTTCAATGGCACACCCTGGTTTGTCTACGAATGCACCATCAACCTGGATAAGGACTATCGGAGGATCGCCCTGTTTCTGCTCTACCTGCTGCTGTTCATGGTGGGGCTGGCTGAGAACACCCTGGTGGTGTGGGTCAACTGGCGCCGGCGCCATTCGGCCAACGGCGTCTTGTTCTGTGTCATCAACGTGAGCCTGTCGGACCTGATGGTGGTTTTAATGATGCCCTTCTTCATGCTGGAGGTGACCATGGACAAGGTGTGGCTGTGgggccgcttcctgtgtaaagtCACCCACCTCATCTACGTGGTCAACTTCTACAGCAGCTCATTCTTCCTGGCTTTCATGACCTTGGAGCGCTACCTGTCCCTGTCCaggccctcatctcctgcctgCTTCCCCGTGGCCAGGCGTCGCCGTTGGCTACTCTGTGGTGGTCTCTGGCTCTTCTCCCTGTTCCTGGCTCTGCTGGAGAACTTCCACATGGACCTGCTGGAGTGGGACGAGCCCGGCTGCTACATGCTGCCAGAGAACAACTACACTGAGTGGTTCGTCTCCATATCCTTCCTCTGCCTCATCTTCCAGTTCCTGGTCCCGGTCTCCATCATCGTCACCTGTAACGTGCTGATCGCCCGGGCGGTGCGTTCCGCTCCAGACGTGCAGGGAAGACGGGATGTGTGGCTGGTGCATGTGTACTCCCTGGTGTTTGTCCTCTGCTGGCTGCCGTACCACATGGTCATGTTCCTGATGATGGTGGATGATCTGGACCCTCACGTGTTCAGCTGCAACACAGTGGAGGTGCTCTACTTCTCCTACAGTGTGGTCCAGTGCCTATCCCTCTTCCACTGCATTGCCAACCCAGTCCTCTACAACTTTCTAAGCAAGAGCTTCCGCACCAACCTGATCAACGCTGTGGTCCACTATGTACCCAGGGAGGGCCCAGGAGGGTCGAATCCCCAAGAAACTGCACCCAACGCAAGAGGACCAGACACGGGCAAGAAGGAACGCAAGCTTAGCAACATGAGTACCAGCCATTCTGACGTTGCTGCCTCGTAG
- the LOC121546495 gene encoding zinc finger and BTB domain-containing protein 39-like, translating into MRIRLQGSGHAAGLLTELNHCRLSRLFCDVILQVRSRSFTVHRAVLACAGTHFRSLFSGRGNQIGTSGAGATTTYSLDFVSPANFEKVLTFIYTGEIFTDLIDVGVLYELAERLGVRDLVRACHTTFPDLQQLGSGSADCVANGDLDPDMVAAAAGSSMCSSSAASCSSLSSSAGPSAAPTPAAAPSPLPLPQGSRVARLGRGGGHTATLSLPLKTEDEQSHLGYGQMGDGQMAEDKRLQLAGDQQSSVGSLSTVAVGATPGPPLPLRLKTEEGVEVMMGDGVGNGEEEQMVASGSRAGSLPPCVSDACSFPYPSAQLGGGFCGVEAPCAPSSSGDTLDSLQLGVVEGGVGGVSCGHTGVTGVIFEGEEDEDNDDDNEEEREQLQGDEEGTDGGGEQWRPLAEDVIELSDDENYMEEEDDEEDDEDEDLVCVENGAVVSREGVNPGQMSGMVACKACGMALLTDSAALRAHAETHLTETGTCRVCGASFPGDRGAGITHALSHVVFSCDMCHLQFCSQAKLVRHRRQAAARYTLPSQLHNATQGHNGELQCAVCNKALTKDFQVIRDHLLSHVSIQSLSCGVCQLPQPSLCALLWHALTHLSLPVYSCPLCACGFLDRPLLDRHMALHAEEAATDREAMRAHKAARAEGEEELRCFLCPQTFRSGTAFQYHLSFHTNETQPQGQGSQGWTGKRKAEQMEYSCSSSSPLEAGSLGKLGNMGFGLGMGSFSLSDKLLQGAVASGFSAGLLSNGNSSSMGGSAMGATIPRVKWYRCRFCGKHFAHSGEFTYHLRIHTGEKPYQCKVCLRFFRGRSTMICHLKTHAGALMYRCTVCGLYFSTLKLVSSHMEIHKDHLPADFNIEQTFMYNDHSKEPLPALDT; encoded by the exons ATGAGGATCCGGCTGCAGGGCTCAGGCCATGCCGCCGGCCTCCTCACCGAGCTCAATCACTGCCGTCTCTCCCGCCTCTTCTGTGATGTCATCCTCCAGGTGAGGAGCCGCTCCTTCACAGTGCACCGTGCAGTGCTTGCCTGCGCCGGGACACACTTCCGCAGCCTGTTCTCAGGTAGGGGAAACCAGATCGGAACTTCTGGAGCCGGAGCCACGACAACATACTCTCTGGACTTTGTGTCCCCGGCCAACTTTGAGAAGGTGCTGACGTTCATCTACACCGGAGAGATCTTCACAGACCTGATAGATGTAGGGGTGCTGTATGAGCTGGCAGAGAGGCTGGGGGTGAGAGATCTGGTGCGAGCCTGTCACACTACCTTCCCTGACCTGCAGCAGCTGGGCTCAGGCTCTGCAGACTGTGTGGCGAATGGAGACCTGGACCCTGACATGGTTGCTGCTGCAGCTGGGTCATCAATGTGCTCGTCGTCTGCAGCATCTTGTTCCTCTCTGTCGTCATCTGCTGGTCCCTCGGCTGCTCCTACCCCTGCGGCAGCAccatcacctctccctctcccccagggcAGCAGGGTGGCCAGGCTGGGCCGGGGTGGTGGACACACAGCCACTCTGTCCCTGCCCCTCAAAACAGAGGATGAGCAGTCTCACCTGGGCTATGGACAGATGGGCGATGGACAGATGGCCGAAGACAAACGGCTACAGCTGGCTGGAGATCAGCAGAGTTCAGTAGGTAGTCTCTCCACTGTAGCTGTTGGGGCCACCCCAGGACCTCCCCTTCCCCTGCGGCTGAAGActgaggagggggtggaggtgaTGATGGGAGATGGGGTTGGTAATGGTGAGGAGGAACAGATGGTAGCTAGTGGGAGTAGAGCTGGTTCTCTACCTCCATGTGTGTCTGACGCCTGCTCCTTCCCTTACCCGTCAGCCCAGCTTGGAGGGGGGTTCTGTGGGGTGGAGGCTCCCTGCGCCCCCTCCTCCTCTGGAGACACGCTGGACAGTCTGCAGTTGGGGGTGGTAGAGGGCGGGGTGGGTGGGGTCAGCTGTGGCCACACAGGGGTGACAGGGGTCATCTTCGAAGGGGAGGAGGATGAAGATAATGATGACGACaacgaggaagagagagagcagctgcAGGGAGATGAAGAAGGGACTGACGGAGGAGGGGAGCAGTGGAGACCCCTGGCTGAAGACGTCATTGAGCTGAGCGATGACGAGAactacatggaggaggaggacgatGAGGAGGACGATGAAGATGAGGACTTGGTGTGTGTGGAGAATGGAGCAGTGGTTAGCAGAGAGGGAGTGAACCCTGGCCAGATGTCAGGTATGGTGGCGTGTAAAGCCTGTGGGATGGCACTGTTAACAGACTCTGCTGCCCTGAGGGCCCACGCGGAGACTCACCTCACCGAGACAGGGACCTGCAGGGTGTGTGGGGCATCTTTCCCCGGGGACCGCGGGGCCGGCATCACCCACGCCCTGTCCCATGTGGTGTTCTCCTGTGACATGTGTCATCTCCAGTTCTGCAGCCAGGCCAAGCTGGTACGCCACAGACGCCAGGCGGCTGCTAGGTACACCCTCCCCAGTCAGCTCCACAATGCCACCCAGGGGCACAACGGGGAGCTGCAGTGTGCCGTCTGTAACAAAGCCCTCACCAAGGATTTCCAG GTCATCAGGGATCACCTGCTGAGTCACGTGTCTATCCAGTCACTGAGCTGTGGTGTGTGCCAGCTGCCCCAGCCCTCCCTGTGTGCCCTGCTGTGGCACGCCCTCACCCACCTCTCCCTGCCAGTCTACTCCTGCCCGCTCTGCGCCTGCGGCTTCCTGGATCGCCCTCTGCTGGACAGACACATGGCCCTGCATGCCGAGGAGGCAGCAACGGACAGAGAGGCCATGAGGGCTCATAAAGCAGCcagggcagagggagaggaggagctgcGTTGCTTCTTATGCCCACAGACCTTCCGCTCTGGCACAGCCTTCCAGTACCACCTGAGCTTTCACACCAACGAGACCCAGCCCCAGGGCCAGGGCAGCCAGGGGTGGACAGGGAAACGTAAGGCTGAGCAGATGGAgtactcctgctcctcctcctcccccctggagGCTGGCAGCCTGGGGAAGCTGGGCAACATGGGCTTCGGCCTGGGGATGGGCTCCTTCAGCCTCTCAGACAAGCTGCTTCAGGGGGCTGTGGCGTCTGGCTTCTCCGCAGGCCTCCTGTCCAATGGGAACTCCTCTAGCATGGGTGGGTCGGCCATGGGTGCCACCATCCCCCGGGTGAAATGGTACCGCTGTCGGTTCTGCGGCAAACACTTTGCCCACTCTGGCGAGTTCACCTACCACCTGCGCATCCACACTGGGGAGAAGCCGTACCAGTGCAAGGTGTGCCTGAGGTTCTTCCGAGGCCGCTCGACCATGATCTGCCACCTGAAGACCCACGCCGGGGCACTCATGTACCGCTGCACCGTCTGCGGCCTGTATTTCTCCACACTCAAGCTGgtttcctcccacatggagatcCACAAGGACCACCTGCCTGCAGACTTCAATATAGAGCAGACTTTCATGTACAATGACCACTCCAAAGAACCCCTCCCCGCCCTGGACACCTGA